The following DNA comes from Drosophila miranda strain MSH22 chromosome Y unlocalized genomic scaffold, D.miranda_PacBio2.1 Contig_Y48_pilon, whole genome shotgun sequence.
GGAAACTGCACGCTACAGTCAGTGGAACCCCATGGCATCCCATATATACAAGGTATATCCCTACATCTGACTATAGAACCCAAACCCATACCTTTTCGCTTGATCAACCGATTGAGATCCTCGAATTTGAGTGCCGGCAACATTTCCTTCTCGGCAGCATCGACCCTTTCCCGATTGGTCACACAGTCCAGCTGGAGGGTTTCGCCACTGGATTGGCTTCGCAAGCGATCCATGGTTTCGGTGATGCGGTCACAAGTCTCGATAGGCTTGCGTTTGGCGCGTAGGACGCGCTCCTTTGGCAgagctggtgctgctggtggatCGTCGTCTTGGGTCACGCACAAGGTGACTGTGTTTTGAGTGACTTTTGTCCTGGCTCCCTCGGCCTTGCTGCGGACTGCGGGCGTCCCGTTCTTTGGTTGGGGGCGTGCCAGCTTATTTGCTTTAGGAGGGCTGAGTGGGAGGAGCATGAGTGGAGTTCGCTGATGGATATATATGCTCTCACTACGGTGAGGCGCAAGGCGCAATACGAAGTATCTGTCTACCACAAGGATACGTTTACAATTACGGACACTGGTGGGGATACGGGGGATTAGTCAACGACAACCAAAGCAACGACAGAGGAGCGATTGGGTTAGGTGTATCTAAGTATCTCTAGCCTCTATATCTATAACTATATCTATCCCTTGGTACTCACTTATCACTGCGCACGGACGAGGTCGTGGAGGGGAGCGACATCAGGCTCTGCTTGGGGGCCGTCATGTCGCCGGCGTCCAGCAGATCCTCGTGGTTTCCGGAGTACTTGTTCCGGTTGATCGAGCGCTTCGTCCTATAATTATTCATTGCGAGTGGAAATTGAAACGGCAAACAGAAAAAATAATTGGAATAATAAATTGGTAGTGTCTGGGTTTGTGGCAAGTGTGTGACTAGTGTCAAACAAGAATACATATGTCGAAGGACATGTCATCGAAAACCAGGCTTACTTGAGATTGGGCGGCCTGTATGCTTCCTGGCGTCCAGCCGTTCCTTTGCTTTCGACGTCTCCTGGGTGTTGGTCAGCTTCATGGTGGCCTGAATCGCCTTCTCCTTGCACCACTCCACATGCCGGTCGAAGGCCTTCACGTTGAAGTTCCGCTCGCAGTGGGGACAGTGCTCGGAGGCCACACCTTGATGCGCTTGGCCAGCGAGCGATCGCAGGCTGGTACATGGTTTGGGTCGCCTGCGGGCGATGTTGCAGCACCTCCTGTTCCTGTTGCTGTGCCCCCTGCTCTACGCACGGAAGCTCGGGCCGTAGAGCGAACCAGCTCGGTTTGGGAGTTGCGACGAATGGGCAGAGGAGAGCCCACACTCTGAATATGCAACAGCATccagaagagaaaaagagaaagagagagagagagaaggagttGAGCGATGGCTCGATTGATTGGCAGATTGGAGCGACATCAGGCTCTGCTTGGGGGCCGTCATGTCGCCGGCGTCCAGCAGATCCTCGTGGTTTCCGGAGTACTTGTTCCGGTTGATCGAGCGCTTCGTCCTATAATTATTCATTGCGAGTGGAAATTGAAACGGCAAACAGAAAAAATAATTGGAATAATAAATTGGTAGTGTCTGGGTTTGTGGCAAGTGTGTGACTAGTGTCAAACAAGAATACATATGTCGAAGGACATGTCATCGAAAACCAGGCTTACTTGAGATTGGGCGGCCTGTATGCTTCCTGGCGTCCAGCCGTTCCTTTGCTTTCGACGTCTCCTGGGTGTTGGTCAGCTTCATGGTGGCCTGAATCGCCTTCTCCTTGCACCACTCCACATGCCGGTCGAAGGCCTTCACGTTGAAGTTCCGCTCGCAGTGGGGACAGTGCTCGGAGGCCACACCCTTGATGCGCTTGGCCAGCGAGCGATCGCAGGCTGGTACATGGTTTGGGTCGCCTGCGGGCGATGTTGCAGCACCTCCTGTTCCTGTTGCTGTGCCCCCTGCTCTACGCACGGAAGCTCGGGCCGTAGAGCGAACCAGCTCGGTTTGGGAGTTGCGACGAATGGGCAGAGGAGAGCCCACACTCTGAATATGCAACAGCATccagaagagaaaaagagaaagagagagagagagaaggagttGAGCGATGGCTCGATTGATTGGCAGATGTACTCACGTCTGTTGGTATTGTGGATCCCGTGCCTACGGGATCCCGACTCCCAGCGGTGGGGGTGTGAACTCCAGACACCTTCTCAGCATTGGGCAGGCCAAAGTTTTTGGGAAGGACATACGTGGAAAGTGCTGTGCCCTCGCGGTGCTGGCGCGAGGAATCAAAGGTATTGCGCTTCTTTGAGATCTTCTCGCAGACGACGACATGCTTGCGCAGGGCATTCAAGTTGAAGGTGCGGCTGCAGCACGGACAGGGCGTCAGATCGCTGGGGTTGATGGCCACTATCTCGGGCACGGGCAGCGGCAGTCCTCGGGTGAGCGGCGGCGAAGAgggctcctcctcctgcccGCATTCGGGCGCTTCCAACTCGGCCTCCGTGTTGAATGTGGCTGCGTGGTGCGGTTATATGGAAGTAGATAATGTAAGAAATCAATTCTGTTTCTGCGAGCACTTTGACAATGTTTTGTATATGCTGTATATTCacaaaatatgtatatatatgtaaatatatgtatgtatattttcgCGGTTGCAAGCCAAtatttcgatttcgatttttAAATCATGGAGATATCAGTGATCGATAACTAAGCAGTGTTTACACCATTATTTAGTTTTAATTGTGAAAAAATCTTTCTCGGTTGTGTGTGGGCATTAAAAACTAATAATTAACATCACATTGTGGGGTAAGCAAAAAATACCATCAATTATGGCAGCTACTGCCAGACAGCGGCAATCCAATTACAATGCGAGGCCAGCGGAGCACCCACGACTGGCTGCCAGCAAAGATTACATCAATCAACGGCACGCATGAGACAAGGGGAGCAGAAATTTCCGCAACATCTTGGGAGTCTTCCCTCCTCCCCCTTCGCGGGACAGCTTCTCTCGTTTCAATTGAAATCAATGCAAAGCTTTATGTTACGCATTCTTTTCCCAAACCAGCAAAGAGCCGTTGCACACGACTGCTCTGGCCCGTGTCGGTGCTAATGACGCCCGCAGAATGCAACAGAATCAAATCCACTGCTGCATTATATGAATCCACTCATCCCACTTGAGATCTATAATAATAACAGCATCCCTGTCCAATGGGAGCCTGAGCAGATCTGACTGCATGGAGAGAATAGAGAATGGATGGCAATGATTCGGCCAAGTGATTTCAGATGGTCAAGAGTTTACTAGATCAAAAGTTTAAAGCCCTACAACTGAGTGATGAATGCAATTTTCAATAGACTATATATGTGTCTGTTCCTTCTTTCATAATCAAACGATTCCCTATCCACATCCATTCCATCCACTAGTCCGCGTCTAGTCGGTTCCAAGCATTTTCCATAGTCTTTCATGGGTCTTTTCGTTGCAGCTGTTGTCGGTCCGCTGTTGGGCAAGCTCTGTAAGCCACTTAAGACATCAGGCCCATAAATGTGTTGTTTTCTGATGTGCAATAAGGTAAAGCATAATACAAACGGTTTTCTCATTCCAGTTCTTGGCCACACTTTGAACTTCCAACTGTTTGACACTTGGCGATGCTTCCCATGAACCAAAACAGTGGGAACCTAATGAAAGGGCCCCGTCCTCTCTTAGTTCTCAGTAAATCATTCAGATTTTCAATTTCGCTTTCATTACGAGTATTTGGTCAAACGGGAGGTGACATCATTCGGAATTGATAAGAATACGAGTACTAGAAGGAGTCAATGAAAAGGTCGTCTTGGCATTGGATTCTTCGAAGCAGATTAAGCAGCTGTTCCAGCATTTACATTTTCCCCCCCACTTAGCGCTTTCACTTGGTCAATTTTGTAGAAACTAAAACGGTTCATTTAGCATTTGTGTATTAGTTGATAATTTGCAGTGAAAATTACTTGGCTTAATTGCTggggctgttgctgtttctgatGGTTTGGCATGCAAATGATTGTTAGTTGGTTGGTTAGTGGACAACACGTCGATCTTATTGACAACAATCAGAATGCGTTGCAGTTGATTGTTATTGttagttgctgctgctgttgttgttgcaggtTCAGTGggcgttgctgcgccacacaCTGGAGGTGTGTCCGACTCACTTGACTTGGCATTGGGCAGATTTTTCTTGCCtttattgctgctgctgctgctgccgttgctgttgcgtTTGAGGGAAAACGTATTGCGGACGCGCGAAAATGTGGacagctgttgctgctgatgctgctgttgctgttgcggcAGTGATTGTTGCGCCTCAATAAGCTGCAATGAGTTGAAAGAACTCTTCAGCGGCTGCTGTTCAAATACGTTAATGCTGCATTTCCACAGCCATttcattttcgttttcgttttcccTTTGATTGCAGAAATTTAGTTGAGCTTTTTCGCTGACCAGCAATCGTTGAGTTGCTGGTACTCCTCGTAGATGCCCCTACTGTGCCGCTTATTGATTTTGGCCAGTGGCTGAGGCTTCTGCGACTTTGATTTAAAGATCTTGTTCCACATTTCTTGCTCATCTTGCTCAAAATTTGAGTACGCGCGTCTCTGATGATTATTCACTTTCCGATACTTCGTTATTTTTAAAACAcatttcacattttccgcgcTCCGCACCGTTTTCGCTCTTTCCAATTGGACTTCTTCTTGCGCCGGCGTCTGGTTCAATTTTGAGCGGCAGCAACATCGCCGCCATCCCGCCAGCAACATTAAGCTCTCGCAAGCAACAAGCTGCCCGCACAGTGGGCCTTTGGACCTTTTGGCGTTAAAAATCATACTGTGGACCATACTTATGCGGGCTATTTTGGATGTTTTTCCTTCGTAGTTGCGACACAtaaatacgtacatatgtcGCTCTAAAACACAAATCGTAGATTGGTGAACTCTAAGTGTCCATATTACCTAAATTGAATTTTTAAAATCTCTGAAAGACTTATCATATGCGTGAATCTGAATATTATTCGTATTATCCAAGCGCTCATTGGATTTTTGATTTTGGCCACCTGATATCCACTGTGCGACGTGCCGGCAACATGTTGCCGTGCACATTTTGCATGGAATTAAAAATAGTTGCACTCCAGTTTTTGGCTTTAGCTGcggtgtgggtgggtgggtgtgggtgtagctgCTACCAGCAACAAAGGCCACCATTCTTTTCCAACTTATTCCCTCAATTTCTGCTTTGGGTTGTCTGTTTCCCTTCTCTTGATATTCGCTTGGTGAGGTGTTGTGGTTTTGAGCAGATATTTGCCACAAAGAGATGAAATCATAATTTATGGTATATCTTGATCAATATAGCACATCATGTCAATACAGTTATGCCTATCTGTCTGTTGAAGGTTTAAAGcactacatatgtatatcttaTAGCTGACATTGCGagtttatatacatatgtaagagTATCAACAGCTTCGGAATTCGTCTTTGGACTTCCTTTCTTGTTTGTCTTGTCTTTACGGCTGATTTATTTAAAGCCGTCGCCAACACTGCCGCGCCGTTTTCCGCCGCCAAATGTTGCTGAACCTTGGCTGCTTAGACCGTCATTCATTCCACTCTGAAATCGGGCAGAATGACTGCAATTCCCCCATTTGAATATATTCGAATTTCTAAATTGAAGTAGTCTTTGGCGCAACTTCCTTTCGGGCCATCAGTCAATCAGCCTAAAGACTAGACATCAAAGTGGATCGTTTCCTGGCCAGTGGAATTGGGTCCACGACTGGTACTGGGTGTAGTAAGTATGTACTTGCATAAGTTGCATAAGTGCGCCAAAAAAGGTAACCGCCATCGGAGTTGCATGTgacaacggcagcagcaacattgTGCGAGCTCAGCAACATTTGGTGTTGCAGCGGATTACATAAATAAACAGCTGGGAGGGAGTTGGAGGCGACACATTTGGCTGAACTGATGAGACAGAACTCTTTAGAGAGTCTATTAGGTAGCTCATGAAATTTGCCGCAGATATATAAAAAAGATATAGTCAGTAGTAGTCGTTGGAGAGGCGCCCGGGTTGTGGCGGCATCGTTTGTGGTCGCCACGCGTCTCGACTCTGACTTGCCCTCAACATCCTGATAATCTCTTATAATTGTCACGCTCTGAGAGCACAGCCGAAAATAGAAGatatgttgcagttgcatatacatatggttcatacatatgtacatacatgtgcaCGATGCATCTATCTCGCTCTACCGATTTTCACGCTTTTCACGGCAGAGCCCTCGGACAAAAAAAGGGGCGCGTGCGTATAAATAGTCATCTCGAATCTAGATGATGTGTTGTATGGATGGCAAGACATGACACAAGCACAAAAACAAGGCAAAAAAAAGTGAACTTAAAATTTAATATTTCCTATGCACTGAAAGAAATTAGGAGGAAAAATGTAAGAAACCTGACAGGAAGTCCAACAAACCTATCATTCTTTAATATGATATTGTACTGAAAAGCATTCTGATTTAAGAATTCTTTTGTACTTCGAACCATGTAGTTTATATTATACGTGGTATTATATACTCCAAGCTAATATATTTACAGATAAAATTATAGAGCAACCCAATACCTTATCCATTCAGAATTAACCTCAGGTGAACTCTAGAAGTTCCCACTTCTGTCTTCTCTTTGAGAGCACTTCCTTTCTTATGATGGAATCTTCTAAATATATTGCGCTAGTGTATCAGAATCGAATTAGACTTCCGAATGGTACTATGAGTGACATTTAGATGGCCCCTctctatagctcttatagcttCTCCCCATCCTCTCTCTCTTCACATATCAACAACATCGGTGCGTCGTATTTTCCACTAATTAAGTTCTATTTCTTCCAGTcgtctccactccactcccatCCGTCGCTCCCTCCTCTGCTGTAGTGAAATCATTTCAGTTCATTGGCGCGATTTGTGGTCGGTGGTGAAGCCAAACGATTAGCGAATCGATTTGTGAGTGGCCCACAACCAATTGAATGTTGAGCGAAATTGAATTAGATCATTTATAGTAGATTGAAATCAATTAAAACATATCTTTTAGGGGTATGTCATGAATCACTACGAGCCTGGAGTATTTTTTTCCAGTCAAAAGAAGAAAATAGAGGACTGCCGTTCCTCTACAACGAAATACAAACATTGCTCATTACTTAAAAAACGTTAGTTTAGTTGTTTAAATAAATCGCTTGAATCAAAAACGTAGTAGTTTTTCATCCAAAAATATCAGCAAACTTGAAGCACAGCAACACTGACCGTAGCGTAGTTTCAAAGCTTAAGCAAAAGCTTTATTTTGCACTCGACGGCTAGCTTTTAGCCGTTGCCGCTTAAAGGAAACTTCGCGCATTACTCGTAAATTCGTACTTTAATTcgaaaataatataaaattaAGAAACAGCTATCCGTCAATGACAAATTTGCTGATCGAAGAACTCATCTCATCCTAACAAGAGAGTGACTTTGCGATTTCGGCTGGAACACAGTAAATGTTTTGAAAACTGGTTTCGAGCCAGACAATGAAATTcatctacatatatataaattgcGTTTTGCACAAACTGGTTGGATATTTGACTTTGGAATTCATTCTATAAAATAAGCATTGTGTTCGGGCTTTGCTTTGCCACTAAATGTGGTTCAATGTCAAGGAAATTCCATGGCAGACAGAGAGGCAGAAAAGGAGGAAACTCAAGTGTGGGCTGCTGGCACATTAAGCCGAGGGAAGTGGGTCATATGCCCCCACTGGAGACCATTTAGGCCATATATGCAGATGGGCCATTACAATCTAAATCAGTCAGACAGCCAACCAGGCAGCTGGAGAGTGACAATGGAATACTCGTAGTTTTTGCTCGTAcgaatatttattatttattatcgGAAACTTGTAAAAACTGGCACGCAAAGCCTCCCGACGTGACCGACATGGCTAAGGCGGAACGCCCGATTTATGTCAAGCTGCGAATATATTTATCTGCCCTATGAATATAGCATATAAGTCGAGCCTAGTTTTATTACTTTTTCGTTTCAATTGCAGCTCGAATTCTATTTAATTCTGCTTTGTCTTTGTTTTGTGGCTGATTTTTGCCAAAAGTTAAGCTGACATTCCTGTTTTgggtttttttaatttaattaaaattgatTTAGTTTAGTTGACGCTGCTGACTGCAAATGGAAATTGACAAGAATATGTCAGTGTCTCTTGTCTGTTGCTTGgcttctttttatacccgatactcaaaaagtagtattggggtatattagatttgtggtaaaagtggaggtgtgtaacgtccagaaggaatcgtttccgaccccataaagtatatatattcttgatcagcatcaatagccgaatcgattgagccatgtctgtctgtccgtctgtccgtctgtccgtccgtccgtctgtccgtctgtccgtccccttcagcgcctagtgctcaaagactataagagctagagcaacgatgttttgtatccagacttctgtgatatgtcactgctacaaaaatatttcaaaactttgccccgcccacttccgcccccacaaaggacgaaaatctgtggcatccacaattttaaagatatgagaaaaccaaaaacgcagaatcgtagaggatgactatatgttctagaatgtaagatctcaaccagatcgtataattattatagccagaatcaagaaaacaatttcattctttctcgctctgtctctctctaacacacaggtttcatggtcggttttgtcaattgcaaaatatgagttcaaggatctcagaacctataagagccatagcaaccaaatttggaatccacactcctgtgatatcggaccttgaccgttttgtgtccaaatttcgccacaccccgttccgcccccgcaaaggacgaaaatctggggcatccacaaatctcagagactattaaggctggagtaaccaaatttggtatccgcacttctgttagatctcactacaaaacgtatatctcagaatttcgccccacccccttccgcccccacaaaggacgaaaatctgttgcatccacaatattgcacattcgagaaaactaaaaacgcagaatcatagataatgaccatatctatcagattgctgaatctgggtcagatcggatcatttttgtagccaaaaggaacaaatcaatttgcagtggctacgcagcccccgacgtcacgctcagactgattttctgtctctctcgcacgcactctttgtcgtgtcgtttaatattagcggcgtctgccggaggagagttatactgacttagtatcgggtataaccgtagagttgcggtctccgcagcaactcacaacgttccccctcgttatttgTTATGGATATGCCCAAAGGAATCGACTGGGTCCACAGATAAAGGCGATTCGAGGGCTTGAGTACTTAGAAAGGGTATGCTTAGGAGACTTGATAGATATTCCACTTTTCCAGTATTTGCATAGAATGTGCATTAGAAAATCAAATGCTAATGGTGTTAACCAATCAATGTGAACATTGACTTTCAATTGTATCAATTAAagttgttatacccgatactcaaaatgagtattggggtatattagatttgtggtaaaagtggatgtgtgtaacgtccagaaggaatcgtttccgaccccataaagtatatatattcttgatcagcatcaatagccgagtcgattgagccctgtctgtctgtccgtctgtccgtccgtccgtccgtccccttcagcgcctattgctcaaagactataagagctagattaacgatgttttggatccagacttctgtgatacgtcactgaaacaaaaat
Coding sequences within:
- the LOC117194895 gene encoding uncharacterized protein LOC117194895 translates to MNNYRTKRSINRNKYSGNHEDLLDAGDMTAPKQSLMSLPSTTSSVRSDNPPKANKLARPQPKNGTPAVRSKAEGARTKVTQNTVTLCVTQDDDPPAAPALPKERVLRAKRKPIETCDRITETMDRLRSQSSGETLQLDCVTNRERVDAAEKEMLPALKFEDLNRLIKRKGMGLGSIVRCRDIPCIYGMPWGSTDCS
- the LOC117185967 gene encoding zinc finger C2HC domain-containing protein 1A-like, translated to MWNKIFKSKSQKPQPLAKINKRHSRGIYEEYQQLNDCCINVFEQQPLKSSFNSLQLIEAQQSLPQQQQQHQQQQLSTFSRVRNTFSLKRNSNGSSSSSNKGKKNLPNAKSTTFNTEAELEAPECGQEEEPSSPPLTRGLPLPVPEIVAINPSDLTPCPCCSRTFNLNALRKHVVVCEKISKKRNTFDSSRQHREGTALSTYVLPKNFGLPNAEKVSGVHTPTAGSRDPVGTGSTIPTDSVGSPLPIRRNSQTELVRSTARASVRRAGGTATGTGGAATSPAGDPNHVPACDRSLAKRIKGVASEHCPHCERNFNVKAFDRHVEWCKEKAIQATMKLTNTQETSKAKERLDARKHTGRPISRRSARSTGTSTPETTRICWTPAT